Part of the Tissierellales bacterium genome, ATTTACAAAGCCCAGAGAAATTCGAAGAATATTTTCAATCAAAGGTAAAGGTGGCACAGGAATTCCTTTTGTCGGTAAAGCGACTAGAAATAATAGAGAACGTGCAGCGTTATTTTCATTAGGCGTAGATGAGGGAAAAGAAACTATCTATGCTAGATTACAAAAGCAATTTGTAGGACAGGGTTATTGTCATTTCCCAATAGAAGATGACAGAAACTACAATCAAGACTACTTTGAAGGTCTATGTAGTGAGAAGCGTATAGAGAAATATGTCAAAGGCAAAAAAACATACCAATGGGTCAAAATAAAATCAGGAATCCGAAACGAACCACTCGATCTAAGAAACTACGCAACAGCAGCACTAGAAATATTGAATCCAGATATGGAATACCTATCCAAACATAAACAGAAAATCTCTGCAGAAACCACTAAAAAGCCAAAGGTTAAAAAGAAGAAGAGGCGAGTGATTTCTAAGGGGATATAGATGTTGAAATAACAGTTCAATTATAATATACTAAATACGATATATTATGATTG contains:
- a CDS encoding phage terminase large subunit family protein, which translates into the protein FTKPREIRRIFSIKGKGGTGIPFVGKATRNNRERAALFSLGVDEGKETIYARLQKQFVGQGYCHFPIEDDRNYNQDYFEGLCSEKRIEKYVKGKKTYQWVKIKSGIRNEPLDLRNYATAALEILNPDMEYLSKHKQKISAETTKKPKVKKKKRRVISKGI